The Arachidicoccus terrestris genome includes the window TTTTCTAAGAATTATCAAAAGAGTGTGGTAGAAGTTTGGCTGCTAAATATTTTCTCCTTATCTTTGCAACCCGTTTGGGAAACACGGTTATTCTTTCCCAGATGCGCGATAAAAACATTCAGGGAGTTTACTCCATTATTGATAAAGATTATATCGCGAGGTAGAGCAGCGGTAGCTCGTCGGGCTCATAACCCGAAGGTCGGTGGTTCGATCCCGCCCCTCGCAACAGCTGAAAGGCGAAAAGCTCCACAATTTTGTGGGGCTTTTTTTGTCGCTGCGGATCAGGTATGACGTTTTTTTCATTCAGCATTAAAATTCTACCTTTGCATTTGGTACGGATTCATTTTTTTGTTTAAATACCCTTCATGAAATCTGGGTTTGTTAATATTTTCGGAAAGCCAAATGCGGGGAAAAGTACCCTGCTAAATGCCCTCTTGGGGGAAAAACTGGCTATTGTATCCAGTAAGGTACAAACTACTCGGCACAGAATTAAAGGTTTCTTGAATAAAAAGGATGTCTACCAGATCATTTTGTCCGATACGCCAGGCATCATCGAGCCTAAGTATAAATTGCATCAGAAAATGATGGGTAATGTTAAAAGTGCCCTGGAAGATGCAGATGTTGCCGTATTGCTGGTGGATATACAAGATGACTGGGATGAGTGTGCGAAACTTTTCACTTCCCTTCGCCTAAAAGTTCCTTGTATCATCGCCATCAACAAAATCGACAAGGCCAATCCGGACAATGTAAAGGCGGCTAAAGCTTTTTTTGGCACGCTGCCTTATTGCAGGAACGTTGTTACACTGAGTGCCCTTAATCAGAAAATCTTTGAGAAACTAATCCAGGCTATTGTAGCGTTATTGCCGGAGGGTATGCCGTTTTATGACGAGGATGAGATGACCGATTTACCTACCAAATTTTTTGTGGGTGAGCTTATACGGGAAAAGATCTATTTGCTTTTCGGTGATGAGATTCCTTATCACGCGGCTGTCCTGGTTAATGCTTTCAAAGAGAAAACGACATTGATCAAAATACAGGCCGATATCATTGTGCAAAGAGAAACCCAGAAGATGATCCTTATAGGAGAGAAGGGGTCGATGATCAAAAAAATCGGTACACTGGCCCGGGAAGATATCGAGAAATTCCTGGAACAAAAGGTTTTTCTGGAGCTTTTTGTTAAAGTGCGCCCTAAATGGCGGGAAAGTGATGCTCAGCTAAAAGAATACGGTTATAATTAATTAAGAATAAAAGTACAGGTAATTACCGGAACAGGCCATGATGGCTGTCCTGATTGATCCACATTAATGAAATATTTATGAGTTATACAGTAGCGATAGTAGGTCGGCCCAATGTAGGTAAGAGTACGTTTTTCAACCGCCTGCTGGAAGAAAGAAAAGCAATAGTGGATGATGTCAGCGGTGTGACCAGGGATCGCCAGTATGGTGTGACGGAATGGAATGGCCGTTCTTTTAACGTTATTGACACCGGTGGCTTTGTCCATGGCTCAGAAGATGTATTTGAAATCGAGATTTGCAAGCAAGTCAAAACAGCGATCGATGAGGCTGATGTAATCATTTTTATGACAGATGCAGCAACGGGGATCACTGATCTGGATGACGCAATGGCTAATATGTTGCGAAGAACAACTAAGCCCGTATTAGTAGCGGTGAATAAGGTAGATAATAATAACCGGTATTTAGAAGCAACTGAGTTTTATATACTGGGTTTTGAAAAGGTATTTTTTATCAGTTCAATAAGCGGTAGTGGTACTGGTGAGTTACTGGATGCTGTAACTGAACTAATGCCGGAAGAAACAGAAAGCTCCGTAGAAAATACAGATCTGCCTAAAATTGCCATTATAGGACAACCCAATGTCGGGAAATCGTCTCTGTTAAATGCGCTGACCGGTCAGGAAAGAACCATTGTCAGTGATATTGCAGGTACGACCAGGGATACGATCCATACCCATTATAATCTCTTTCAGAAAGAGTTTATTTTGATCGATACCGCAGGTATTCGTAAAAAAAACAAGGAAAAGGATGATCTGGAATTTTATTCAGTCATCCGGGCGATCAAAGCAATGGATGAGGCTGATACCTGTCTGCTCTTATTGGATGCGGAAAAAGGCATCACCGCGCAAGATATCAATATATTTTCACTGGCCGCCAGAAAGGGAAAGGGTATCACCTTGCTAGTTAATAAATGGGACCTGATCGAAGACAAAGCTACTAATACAGCCAGAGACTATGAAAAGGAGTTGAAAAAACGTATTGCACCGTTTAATGATATTCCTATCGTGTTTATCTCCGCAAAGGAAAAAACAAGGATCTTTAAGGCAATTGAAATAGCCTTGGAAGTCTGTGAGAATAAAAAGCAGCGTATTGCAACCAGTAAACTCAACGACGTGATGTTAAAGGCGATTGAGGCCTATCATGCACCGGTCGTAAGGGGTAATTCTATTAAGATCAAATATGTGATGCAATTGCCCACTCATGTCCCCTCTTTTGCCTTTTTTGCCAATTATCCGGACGATATTAAGACGCCCTATAAAAATTACTTAGAAAACCAGTTAAGGAGCCATTTTAACTTTAAGGGCGTACCCGTCCGAATTTTCTTCCGTAAAAAATAAGCCTATCGTACGAGTGCTGCAAGATAAATAAGTAAGCACCCTGCTTTATCCTTTACCAGATAAGCAGGGGTTATTGTTTGAACAAAAAGTTCAATATTAGTGAAGTTTATTATTGAGAATCATGTACTTATCCGTCTGATAAATAGCATTGATCAGTAGCTCGTAATGCTTTTTTACAGAATCGGCCAGTTTTACGGGCTGATTATTGAACATATTAAACGCCTTTGGTTTTTGCTGACGGTCTACGTCATAAAAATAATACAGCGAATCCTGCATCAGCCCGATAGTGATATTGCTGGGATCATATATAAAGACGCCATTATGGTCCGGATGAGCCCTCATATGCGGGCTCATCAGATCACGGCCCATAGTGGTGTTTTTGTAAGGTAGCCTGGCCAATCCCGCGATAGTAGGCAACACATCTGCCTGAGAGGCATAACTATTGATCTGCTCCGGACGGATAAGTCCGGGCGCATAAAATAACAAAGGAACATGCATATTTACCAGTGAGCCATTGGTCCAGGCATCCGGATAGTATTTGGAAGCGTCTCCTTTTGTACCATGATCTCCGACAAAGACAAAGATCGTGTTCTTGAAGTAGGGTTGCTTTTTAGCTGCCTCAATAAAATGGCGGTAACAATAATCAGTATAACGAAAGGCGTTCAGTTCTGCCAGACTGGTAAAGCCATTCTCCAGGATCTCCTTTTGTGAGTAGTGAACCAGCTTAAAGTTGTCTTTATCATCTTCAGGAATGGTATAAGGACGATGATTATCAGCGGTCTGAATGATCGCAAAAAAAGGCTTGGTGGCTTTTGAGAAGTCCTGGTTTGCCCTTTCAAAAATGTGTCTGTCACTGACGCCCCAGACGTTTATTTTAGGGGCGTCATAATCGGGCTGTTCGATGGTTTCCAGACCAGGAATATTATTTTCAAGCACGCCCCGGATATTTGCCCAGCTTAAGCTACCGCCGATATAATAACTTTTATCATAGTTTTTAAAAGCATTGATAATGGTATGCTGATTAACGGCTCCCGGATTTCGGCTGGAAGTAGAATTTCTTTCAACGTCGGGAATACCTGTGATGATTGCCCATACACCTCTGGCCGTACCAACGGATGGTGAAAAACATCTGGTAAAGAATAGACCCTGTTTAGACAGTGAGTCAAAATAAGGCGTGGGATTAAGCGTATTGCCTGACATGGAGCTCTTTACATAGCTAAAGGATTCGCAGATGACTAGCACGACGTTGGGAGGGTTAACAGCCGGGGTATCCGGCGTAATAATTCTTTCAAAGTTCAGCTTATTTTGATCCGGCTGTTTGATATC containing:
- the era gene encoding GTPase Era, giving the protein MKSGFVNIFGKPNAGKSTLLNALLGEKLAIVSSKVQTTRHRIKGFLNKKDVYQIILSDTPGIIEPKYKLHQKMMGNVKSALEDADVAVLLVDIQDDWDECAKLFTSLRLKVPCIIAINKIDKANPDNVKAAKAFFGTLPYCRNVVTLSALNQKIFEKLIQAIVALLPEGMPFYDEDEMTDLPTKFFVGELIREKIYLLFGDEIPYHAAVLVNAFKEKTTLIKIQADIIVQRETQKMILIGEKGSMIKKIGTLAREDIEKFLEQKVFLELFVKVRPKWRESDAQLKEYGYN
- the der gene encoding ribosome biogenesis GTPase Der; protein product: MSYTVAIVGRPNVGKSTFFNRLLEERKAIVDDVSGVTRDRQYGVTEWNGRSFNVIDTGGFVHGSEDVFEIEICKQVKTAIDEADVIIFMTDAATGITDLDDAMANMLRRTTKPVLVAVNKVDNNNRYLEATEFYILGFEKVFFISSISGSGTGELLDAVTELMPEETESSVENTDLPKIAIIGQPNVGKSSLLNALTGQERTIVSDIAGTTRDTIHTHYNLFQKEFILIDTAGIRKKNKEKDDLEFYSVIRAIKAMDEADTCLLLLDAEKGITAQDINIFSLAARKGKGITLLVNKWDLIEDKATNTARDYEKELKKRIAPFNDIPIVFISAKEKTRIFKAIEIALEVCENKKQRIATSKLNDVMLKAIEAYHAPVVRGNSIKIKYVMQLPTHVPSFAFFANYPDDIKTPYKNYLENQLRSHFNFKGVPVRIFFRKK
- a CDS encoding LTA synthase family protein — protein: MSLLRIIEMNIFPKPALDIDHPMGKAFWLGLRYDLRIVSVAALVGFLLSLLPALHPFKKAKGKKTAFIYWGIFTFLFVFMYIAGFAYFAYLGASLNASVLEYLQEDASFGMVMETYPVFWILFTLIIGTFLLHWFIRLTYRWVNKRAGDQVTKSRRITVGIVYFLLLAFFIFGRLGQYPLRWSDAFTLGSDYASNMALNPFQSFFSTLQHASITYNKEAVKKSYPLMVDFLDIKQPDQNKLNFERIITPDTPAVNPPNVVLVICESFSYVKSSMSGNTLNPTPYFDSLSKQGLFFTRCFSPSVGTARGVWAIITGIPDVERNSTSSRNPGAVNQHTIINAFKNYDKSYYIGGSLSWANIRGVLENNIPGLETIEQPDYDAPKINVWGVSDRHIFERANQDFSKATKPFFAIIQTADNHRPYTIPEDDKDNFKLVHYSQKEILENGFTSLAELNAFRYTDYCYRHFIEAAKKQPYFKNTIFVFVGDHGTKGDASKYYPDAWTNGSLVNMHVPLLFYAPGLIRPEQINSYASQADVLPTIAGLARLPYKNTTMGRDLMSPHMRAHPDHNGVFIYDPSNITIGLMQDSLYYFYDVDRQQKPKAFNMFNNQPVKLADSVKKHYELLINAIYQTDKYMILNNKLH